Proteins encoded by one window of Synechococcus sp. MVIR-18-1:
- the ileS gene encoding isoleucine--tRNA ligase → MTQQTGQDADKRPSYKDTLNLLETGFGMRANAIHREPELQAFWKEKGIDLELGRNNPGPVFTLHDGPPYANGALHMGHALNKVLKDIINKHRLMQGRKVRFVPGWDCHGLPIELKVLQAMSQEQRQALTPIKLRKKAAVYAHKQVAGQMAGFKRWGIWADWEHPYLTLQKDYEAAQIDVFGTMALKGHIYRGLKPVHWSPSSRTALAEAELEYPDGHTSPSVYVGFPVVDLPTGLRSKLNEQGLDVPAESNALSQCLQVAIWTTTPWTLPANLAVSVNDRLDYCLADDGNGRLLIVAAELCDSLATKLERPLQAKATVKGADLAGITYSHPLLERRSAIVVGGEYITTESGTGLVHTAPGHGVDDFNTGRKHGLPVLCPVDEAGTLTAEAGPFEGLNVLKDANAVIITALEDSGSLLLQENYSHRYPYDWRTKKPTIFRATEQWFASVEGFRTEALTAIDGVQWLPASGRNRIESMVSERGDWCISRQRTWGVPIPVFYQRETGDVLLNADSIAHVKALIADHGADIWWEKDEVDLLPSSHSAEAHLWRKGTDTMDVWFDSGSSWASVSSQRDGLSYPADLYLEGSDQHRGWFQSSLLTSVAVNGTAPYRTVLTHGFALDEKGRKMSKSLGNVVDPMVIIEGGKNQKQEPAYGADVLRLWVSSVDYSADVPIGAGILRQLSDVYRKVRNTSRYLLGNLHDFVPSRDAIAISDLPLLDRWMLQRTATVLDQISEAFEAYEFFRFFQLLQNFCVADLSNFYLDIAKDRLYVSAPNDKRRRSCQTVMALIIERLAAAIAPVLCHMAEDIWQNIPYPTGTESVFLSGWPSVPEEWRDDSLQAPMRELRELRAAVNKVLEECRSKRKLGASLEAAVRIEARTPALKDALHWLQSKGDQEVDGLRDWLIVSQLQIGGEPWAELLASDDNELAVIEVALSRGEKCERCWHYESDIGQHSDHPSLCGRCVSVLERR, encoded by the coding sequence GTGACCCAGCAGACAGGCCAGGACGCTGATAAGCGACCGTCCTACAAAGACACCCTCAACCTGCTGGAGACGGGGTTTGGCATGCGTGCCAATGCCATCCACCGCGAACCGGAACTCCAGGCCTTCTGGAAAGAGAAAGGCATTGACCTGGAACTGGGACGCAACAATCCCGGCCCGGTGTTCACCCTGCATGACGGCCCCCCGTATGCCAACGGCGCCCTGCACATGGGCCACGCCTTGAACAAGGTGCTCAAGGACATCATTAATAAGCATCGCCTGATGCAAGGCCGGAAGGTGCGTTTCGTGCCTGGCTGGGACTGCCATGGCCTCCCGATCGAGCTCAAAGTGCTCCAGGCCATGAGCCAAGAGCAGCGTCAAGCGCTCACCCCGATCAAGTTGCGCAAAAAGGCTGCGGTCTACGCCCACAAGCAAGTTGCAGGCCAAATGGCTGGCTTTAAGCGCTGGGGCATCTGGGCTGACTGGGAGCACCCCTATCTCACGCTGCAAAAGGACTACGAAGCCGCTCAGATCGACGTCTTTGGAACGATGGCGCTGAAGGGGCACATCTACCGAGGGCTCAAACCAGTGCACTGGAGCCCCAGTTCACGCACGGCCCTGGCCGAAGCCGAACTGGAATATCCCGACGGACACACCAGCCCCAGTGTCTACGTGGGATTTCCTGTGGTTGATCTACCCACAGGCCTGCGCAGCAAGCTCAACGAGCAGGGCTTGGACGTCCCCGCAGAGAGCAACGCCCTGAGTCAGTGCCTGCAGGTGGCGATCTGGACCACCACCCCCTGGACCCTGCCCGCCAACCTTGCGGTGTCGGTCAACGATCGCCTCGACTACTGCCTGGCGGATGACGGCAACGGACGGCTTCTCATCGTGGCCGCGGAACTCTGCGATTCCCTCGCCACCAAGCTTGAACGCCCGCTTCAAGCCAAAGCCACCGTGAAGGGGGCCGATCTCGCTGGCATCACCTACAGCCACCCCCTGCTCGAGCGCCGCAGCGCGATCGTGGTGGGTGGGGAGTACATCACCACGGAATCAGGGACAGGGTTGGTGCACACGGCGCCTGGCCATGGCGTGGATGACTTCAACACAGGGCGCAAGCATGGTCTGCCCGTGCTCTGCCCAGTGGATGAGGCCGGAACCCTCACCGCTGAGGCCGGCCCCTTCGAAGGATTGAACGTGCTCAAGGATGCCAATGCCGTGATCATCACAGCGCTCGAGGACTCCGGTTCCCTGCTTCTTCAAGAGAACTACAGCCATCGCTATCCCTACGACTGGCGCACGAAAAAACCCACGATCTTCAGAGCAACGGAACAGTGGTTTGCCTCTGTGGAAGGCTTCCGCACTGAGGCGCTAACCGCCATCGATGGCGTGCAATGGCTGCCGGCATCTGGCCGGAACAGGATTGAATCGATGGTGTCCGAACGGGGCGATTGGTGCATTTCCCGTCAACGGACCTGGGGTGTTCCCATTCCGGTGTTTTACCAGCGTGAAACTGGCGATGTTCTGCTCAATGCCGACTCCATCGCCCATGTCAAAGCGCTGATCGCAGACCATGGAGCCGACATTTGGTGGGAAAAAGACGAGGTTGATCTGCTCCCTTCCAGCCACAGCGCAGAAGCGCATCTTTGGCGTAAGGGCACAGACACCATGGATGTGTGGTTCGATTCCGGCTCCAGCTGGGCCTCCGTATCGAGCCAACGCGACGGTCTCAGCTACCCCGCAGATCTGTACTTAGAGGGATCAGATCAGCATCGCGGCTGGTTCCAGTCCTCGTTGTTGACGTCGGTGGCCGTCAACGGCACAGCCCCCTACCGGACCGTGCTCACCCATGGCTTTGCCTTGGATGAGAAAGGCCGAAAGATGAGCAAATCCCTCGGCAATGTTGTGGACCCGATGGTGATCATCGAGGGTGGCAAAAATCAAAAGCAAGAACCCGCCTACGGCGCCGATGTGCTCCGCCTATGGGTGAGTTCTGTGGATTATTCGGCAGACGTGCCGATCGGTGCTGGCATCTTGCGGCAGCTGTCAGACGTCTACCGCAAAGTGCGCAACACCTCGCGCTACCTGCTCGGCAATCTGCACGACTTCGTCCCAAGCCGCGATGCGATCGCCATCAGCGATTTGCCGTTGCTCGATCGCTGGATGTTGCAGCGCACCGCAACCGTGCTCGACCAGATCAGCGAAGCGTTTGAAGCCTATGAATTTTTCCGCTTCTTCCAGCTTCTGCAGAACTTCTGCGTCGCCGATCTTTCGAACTTCTATCTCGACATTGCTAAAGACCGGCTGTACGTGAGCGCCCCCAACGACAAGCGTCGCCGCAGCTGCCAAACCGTGATGGCTCTGATCATCGAACGTCTGGCCGCGGCCATCGCTCCCGTGCTCTGCCACATGGCGGAAGACATCTGGCAGAACATCCCTTATCCCACCGGGACTGAGTCGGTGTTTCTAAGTGGCTGGCCCTCCGTTCCAGAGGAGTGGCGCGATGACAGCCTTCAAGCGCCGATGCGGGAGCTCCGCGAGCTGCGCGCAGCGGTGAACAAAGTGCTGGAAGAATGCCGAAGCAAGCGCAAGCTCGGAGCATCGCTTGAGGCGGCCGTCCGCATCGAAGCGCGCACCCCTGCCCTCAAAGACGCCCTCCACTGGCTCCAAAGCAAGGGGGATCAGGAGGTGGATGGCCTGCGCGATTGGCTCATCGTCTCCCAGTTGCAGATTGGAGGCGAGCCCTGGGCCGAATTGCTGGCCAGTGATGACAACGAGCTCGCCGTGATCGAAGTAGCCCTGTCTCGCGGGGAGAAGTGTGAGCGCTGCTGGCACTACGAAAGTGACATTGGTCAGCACAGCGATCACCCCAGCTTGTGCGGTCGCTGCGTGTCCGTGCTGGAACGGCGCTAG
- a CDS encoding creatininase family protein: MNATLPGPAANTEAIRLALQSWPDVEAYLKGCKGIIIPLGSTEQHGPTGAIGTDALTAEAVALELGRRSGVLVTPAQAYGMAEHHLGFAGTMSLQPATLMAVMHDLVLSLATHGFERIFVVNGHGGNMATTKAAFAQAYGTAASRGLPVASKLRCRLSNWFMAGPVMRQARELYGDREGQHATPSEIAVTLHLHDSLIAKQRPLPDPAPCGAIHGPADFRRRYPDGRMGSHPYLATAEHGAGLLDTAVTALREDLETFLSAT; the protein is encoded by the coding sequence ATGAACGCCACCCTGCCTGGCCCCGCAGCCAACACCGAAGCCATCCGTTTGGCTCTCCAGAGTTGGCCCGATGTTGAGGCCTACCTGAAAGGCTGTAAAGGAATCATCATTCCGCTTGGTTCCACAGAACAACATGGACCCACAGGTGCGATTGGGACTGATGCCCTCACCGCAGAAGCTGTAGCGCTTGAACTTGGTCGTCGCAGCGGAGTGCTGGTCACTCCTGCTCAGGCCTATGGCATGGCCGAACACCATCTCGGCTTCGCGGGCACGATGAGTCTCCAGCCGGCCACCCTGATGGCGGTGATGCATGACCTTGTGTTGTCGTTGGCCACCCATGGGTTCGAGCGAATCTTTGTGGTGAATGGCCACGGAGGAAACATGGCCACCACCAAAGCAGCCTTTGCCCAGGCCTATGGAACGGCCGCCAGCCGAGGGCTTCCGGTGGCATCAAAATTGCGCTGCAGACTCTCCAACTGGTTCATGGCTGGGCCTGTGATGCGCCAAGCCCGAGAGCTCTATGGCGATCGCGAAGGCCAACATGCCACCCCCAGCGAAATCGCTGTCACCCTCCATCTTCACGACAGCCTGATCGCAAAACAACGGCCCCTCCCTGACCCCGCCCCATGCGGAGCCATTCATGGCCCAGCCGATTTTCGCCGGCGCTATCCCGATGGCCGCATGGGCTCTCACCCCTATCTCGCGACAGCAGAACACGGAGCAGGGTTGCTGGATACGGCGGTCACGGCACTGCGCGAGGATCTTGAAACCTTTCTCTCCGCTACATGA
- a CDS encoding DUF565 domain-containing protein yields MTARLQKTRLQISFGEATARLDRWAVNPWRRASLMLIALGASFALGNSIGAIAGALTLMDPVSALITVGIWEFMVRTRRHWARDKKKHLGRDLLDMSRIGLLYGLLLEGFKLL; encoded by the coding sequence ATGACCGCTCGACTTCAAAAGACTCGGCTTCAAATTAGTTTCGGAGAAGCCACCGCAAGGCTTGACCGGTGGGCTGTCAATCCCTGGAGAAGGGCATCGTTGATGTTGATCGCCCTCGGAGCAAGCTTTGCTTTGGGAAACAGCATTGGAGCCATTGCAGGTGCTTTGACGTTGATGGATCCAGTGTCCGCGCTGATTACGGTGGGGATCTGGGAGTTCATGGTGCGAACCCGGCGGCATTGGGCACGAGACAAGAAAAAGCATCTGGGACGTGATCTCTTGGACATGTCACGCATTGGGTTGCTCTATGGCCTCTTATTAGAAGGCTTCAAGTTGCTTTAA
- the gatC gene encoding Asp-tRNA(Asn)/Glu-tRNA(Gln) amidotransferase subunit GatC produces MSKITADDVRKVAQLARLDLPDDTIATYTGQLERILDYVDQLQAVDTEGVLPTTRAVEVVNATREDTVVDTDVRQDLLDQAPQREGDFFRVPKILAD; encoded by the coding sequence ATGAGCAAGATCACCGCCGACGACGTTCGCAAGGTGGCCCAACTTGCCCGTCTTGACCTGCCTGATGACACCATCGCCACCTATACGGGGCAGCTTGAGCGCATTCTCGATTACGTGGATCAGCTGCAAGCGGTGGACACGGAGGGGGTTTTACCCACGACACGTGCTGTGGAAGTGGTCAATGCAACGCGTGAAGACACTGTTGTAGATACAGATGTGCGCCAAGACCTCCTAGATCAGGCCCCCCAACGCGAAGGAGACTTCTTCCGCGTTCCCAAAATCCTCGCGGATTAG
- the crtR gene encoding beta-carotene hydroxylase, which produces MTQALVQPESSGSTPRLRSVPKEFVDPPSVWNPTVGLFLGGYGLAALSIWGWFVGGWPLPLLLICGFLALHLEGTVVHDACHNAAHPVPWINQAMGHGSALLLGFSFPVFTRVHLQHHSHVNDPKNDPDHIVSTFGPLWLIAPRFFYHEFFFFQRKLWKRWELMQWGFERAIFFTIIAAAIRFDFLPFIFNCWFAPALMVGVTLGLFFDYLPHRPFLSRNRWQNARVYPGRTMNWLIMGQNYHLVHHLWPSIPWFEYKPAYEATKPLLDAKESPQRLGIFETRSDVVNFFYDILIGVRSHKPRGSKMRPVAKLLPSRRLRRAWLTLLRRTAVTPARQRF; this is translated from the coding sequence ATGACTCAGGCACTCGTACAACCGGAGAGCTCGGGATCGACGCCCCGGCTTCGGTCAGTGCCAAAGGAGTTTGTGGATCCACCTTCTGTATGGAATCCCACTGTTGGCTTGTTTTTAGGCGGGTACGGATTAGCAGCCTTGTCGATTTGGGGCTGGTTTGTCGGTGGCTGGCCATTGCCACTGCTCTTGATTTGCGGTTTCTTAGCGCTTCATTTGGAGGGCACGGTTGTTCACGATGCCTGTCACAACGCTGCTCATCCGGTTCCCTGGATCAACCAAGCGATGGGGCATGGCTCAGCCTTGTTGTTGGGATTTAGTTTCCCTGTTTTTACGCGGGTGCATTTGCAACATCATTCCCACGTGAATGATCCAAAAAATGATCCTGATCACATCGTGAGTACCTTTGGTCCTCTTTGGCTTATTGCCCCAAGGTTTTTTTATCACGAGTTTTTCTTCTTTCAGCGCAAGCTTTGGAAGCGTTGGGAGTTGATGCAGTGGGGATTCGAGCGAGCCATCTTTTTCACGATCATTGCTGCAGCAATTCGATTCGACTTTCTACCTTTTATTTTTAATTGTTGGTTTGCGCCCGCTCTCATGGTGGGGGTGACTCTGGGGTTGTTTTTTGACTATCTGCCCCATAGACCATTCTTGTCGAGAAATCGCTGGCAGAACGCTCGTGTGTATCCGGGTCGGACGATGAATTGGTTAATTATGGGGCAAAATTATCATTTAGTGCACCATCTTTGGCCCTCTATTCCATGGTTTGAATACAAGCCTGCCTATGAAGCGACCAAGCCCCTTCTTGACGCAAAAGAATCACCGCAGAGGCTCGGAATCTTTGAAACTCGCTCTGACGTTGTCAATTTCTTCTACGACATTCTGATTGGCGTTCGCAGTCATAAACCAAGGGGCAGCAAGATGCGTCCCGTTGCCAAGCTTCTGCCTAGCAGGAGGTTGAGACGAGCCTGGCTCACGTTATTGCGGCGTACAGCCGTCACTCCGGCACGTCAGCGTTTCTAG
- a CDS encoding queuosine precursor transporter: MNDAPMSASATTTTSQIQARRDLVFLVLAGLFLGTLGMLNILGLTRFLALGQIGSFPIVVAVGALPYPVTFLCTDLISELWGEERATQVVWVGLLLNGWVVLILWIGGLMPGLNGAPESTFFEIQRLAFGSVGASMVAYLTAQFVDVRLFHFWKERTNGKALWLRNNGSTLVSQLVDTSAVVLISHYAAHVLPIRAGEAVLPQLGVFIASGYLFKALAALADTLPFIWLTAWLRDWLDIQGDGKEIMP, encoded by the coding sequence ATGAACGACGCGCCCATGTCGGCATCAGCCACGACCACCACAAGCCAAATCCAAGCCAGGCGAGACCTGGTGTTTCTGGTGCTGGCCGGGCTGTTTCTCGGCACCCTGGGGATGCTCAACATCCTTGGCCTAACGAGGTTTCTGGCTCTGGGGCAGATCGGGTCCTTCCCGATCGTGGTGGCCGTTGGCGCCCTCCCCTATCCCGTGACCTTTCTGTGCACCGATCTCATTAGTGAATTGTGGGGAGAGGAAAGGGCCACTCAGGTGGTGTGGGTGGGCCTCTTGCTCAATGGATGGGTGGTTTTGATCCTGTGGATTGGAGGCCTGATGCCAGGCCTGAATGGCGCTCCTGAATCCACATTTTTTGAAATTCAACGCCTGGCTTTCGGATCTGTCGGGGCATCGATGGTGGCTTACCTCACGGCCCAATTCGTAGACGTGCGCTTGTTCCACTTTTGGAAGGAGCGCACGAATGGCAAGGCCCTTTGGCTCCGCAACAACGGCTCCACCTTGGTGAGCCAGTTGGTGGATACGAGTGCCGTGGTGTTGATCAGCCACTACGCCGCCCATGTGTTGCCCATCCGCGCCGGGGAAGCGGTGCTTCCTCAGCTAGGAGTTTTTATCGCCAGCGGCTATTTGTTCAAAGCCCTGGCCGCCTTGGCTGACACCCTTCCCTTCATCTGGCTCACCGCCTGGTTGCGCGATTGGTTGGATATTCAGGGAGACGGTAAGGAGATCATGCCCTGA
- a CDS encoding NAD(P)/FAD-dependent oxidoreductase: protein MAAERFFLELEPPEERLRDAPHVVIVGGGFAGVRACKALAQADVRVTLIDKRNFNLFQPLLYQVATGLVAPGDVATPLRQLVGKQRNVQVLLGEVTGLDAKKQQIHFGDKALTYDHLVLATGSGSTYFGHEEWRTFAPPMKILEHAQEIRRRLLMAMEQAEQTPDPAARKFLQTVVIVGGGPTGCEMAGATSELMRNAMRREFKQLDPDDSRIIVIDPGDRLLRAMPESLSASAQKTLESLGVETLFKGRVQSMQPGEVTVGTPDGEQIIQAATVIWTAGVRPSHLGKTLAGSIDCELDRGGRVVVEADFSVKDHPEIRVVGDLCSYKHTSTGNPLPGMAGPATQAGGFVGKDIAAIMSGSNRPNFKWFDFGSMAVLDRVAAVADLRGFKFSGSPGWAVWAAAHLAFMPDRENRLSLLIKWMFAVLSQQRSSMLLTGMPSQHIGLDSADAPFPMRSGSGPSIASPDAALKAAMDYYSSSLSGVPIQDGAGDLGESATGSDAAIK, encoded by the coding sequence ATGGCTGCTGAGCGTTTCTTCCTCGAACTCGAACCACCAGAAGAACGTCTTCGCGATGCCCCTCATGTGGTGATCGTGGGAGGAGGTTTTGCTGGAGTGCGGGCCTGCAAAGCACTTGCTCAAGCCGACGTGCGCGTCACGTTGATTGACAAGCGCAATTTCAACCTGTTCCAACCGCTTCTTTATCAAGTAGCGACAGGCCTGGTAGCCCCTGGCGATGTGGCGACACCGCTGCGACAGCTTGTTGGCAAGCAGCGCAACGTTCAGGTCCTGCTGGGAGAAGTGACGGGCTTAGACGCCAAAAAGCAGCAGATCCATTTCGGAGACAAAGCTCTCACCTACGACCACTTGGTGCTGGCAACGGGCTCAGGCAGCACCTATTTCGGCCATGAAGAATGGCGCACCTTTGCGCCACCGATGAAAATTCTTGAGCACGCCCAAGAAATTCGTCGTCGCTTGCTGATGGCCATGGAGCAAGCAGAGCAAACACCCGATCCCGCGGCACGCAAATTTCTTCAGACCGTCGTGATTGTGGGAGGGGGGCCGACAGGATGCGAAATGGCAGGTGCCACCTCCGAATTGATGCGCAACGCGATGCGCCGTGAGTTCAAGCAGCTTGATCCTGATGATTCAAGAATCATCGTGATCGACCCGGGCGATCGCTTGCTGAGGGCGATGCCTGAGTCGTTATCGGCCTCTGCGCAAAAAACCCTGGAATCTCTTGGGGTAGAAACTCTCTTCAAAGGGCGGGTTCAGAGCATGCAGCCGGGAGAAGTCACCGTTGGCACTCCAGATGGCGAGCAAATCATTCAAGCCGCAACCGTGATTTGGACGGCCGGAGTGCGCCCGTCTCACCTCGGCAAGACCCTTGCAGGCTCAATCGATTGCGAATTGGATCGCGGCGGAAGAGTGGTTGTTGAAGCCGACTTCAGCGTGAAAGACCATCCAGAGATACGAGTCGTTGGCGATCTCTGCAGTTACAAACACACCTCCACGGGCAACCCACTGCCCGGGATGGCAGGCCCAGCAACCCAAGCGGGTGGCTTTGTTGGCAAAGACATTGCCGCGATCATGAGTGGTAGCAACCGTCCGAACTTCAAATGGTTTGACTTCGGCAGCATGGCCGTGCTGGATCGTGTTGCCGCTGTTGCTGATCTGCGCGGCTTCAAATTCAGTGGCAGCCCAGGCTGGGCTGTTTGGGCCGCCGCACACCTCGCCTTCATGCCCGATCGGGAAAATCGCTTGTCCTTGCTGATCAAGTGGATGTTTGCTGTGCTGTCGCAACAACGCTCATCGATGCTGCTCACAGGCATGCCAAGCCAGCACATCGGTCTCGACTCCGCAGACGCCCCATTCCCCATGAGGAGCGGCAGCGGACCCTCGATTGCCTCTCCAGATGCGGCACTCAAAGCAGCGATGGACTATTACTCCAGTTCCCTTTCTGGTGTTCCTATTCAGGATGGCGCTGGGGACCTTGGCGAATCCGCCACAGGATCAGACGCCGCCATTAAATAA
- a CDS encoding putative 2OG-Fe(II) oxygenase: MDVIDLFPRSIVQGEVEPNLRNQLLLHCEDVLQNPEASTDASIRLAGQLNQQRELNPTQPAVQELCESVLLEGCERWIRHVIDQQPPQGRGPWVPGRYQLRLIDIWLNCQMEGDYNPMHTHGGSFSGVVFLKVPSQINGSSFDGQLCFHGPEEYHLQSFRTGMARYVLPSPGDFYIFPAWQPHSVMPFRGSGERWSLAFNVVAQPTSGHPRPPEQNQNISLSSQRPRAKGF; this comes from the coding sequence ATGGATGTCATTGATCTCTTTCCACGATCGATCGTGCAAGGAGAGGTTGAGCCCAACCTTCGCAATCAACTGCTCCTCCATTGTGAGGACGTCCTCCAAAACCCAGAAGCGAGTACCGACGCTTCGATACGCCTCGCTGGCCAACTCAACCAACAACGAGAACTGAATCCAACACAACCCGCCGTTCAGGAACTTTGTGAATCGGTCCTGCTCGAAGGCTGCGAGCGCTGGATCCGTCACGTGATTGACCAGCAGCCACCTCAGGGACGTGGCCCATGGGTGCCAGGTCGCTACCAACTAAGGCTGATTGACATCTGGCTGAATTGCCAAATGGAGGGCGATTACAACCCGATGCATACCCATGGAGGAAGTTTTTCTGGGGTTGTCTTTTTAAAGGTGCCATCACAGATCAACGGATCAAGTTTTGATGGTCAGCTTTGTTTTCACGGGCCTGAGGAGTATCACCTTCAGTCATTTCGTACGGGAATGGCAAGGTATGTGCTTCCCAGCCCGGGCGATTTTTATATTTTTCCAGCCTGGCAACCCCATTCCGTCATGCCTTTCCGGGGGAGCGGAGAACGCTGGTCTCTCGCATTTAATGTTGTCGCACAACCCACGTCTGGACATCCACGGCCTCCTGAGCAGAACCAAAACATTTCGCTTTCGAGTCAGCGGCCAAGAGCGAAAGGGTTCTGA
- a CDS encoding DNA-3-methyladenine glycosylase: protein MGPELIGCLLVKRQDDGSLLWGVIVETEAYSQDEPACHGYRRRSPQNETLFGEPGRFYVYVSYGIHHCVNVVTDRSDWANGVLLRAVAMPGEPERIAAGPGLLSRRFEISRVHDNSSACGENELWLAPRPSVLNSPELVTTTRIGISQAQDLPWRWYLKDSRSVSRRARGDRMPPMGQAFIPTLEWKR from the coding sequence GTGGGACCTGAATTAATTGGCTGCTTATTAGTGAAACGCCAAGACGACGGCAGCCTTCTCTGGGGGGTGATTGTGGAAACCGAGGCGTATTCACAGGATGAGCCTGCCTGCCACGGCTACCGGCGTCGGTCTCCGCAAAACGAAACCCTGTTTGGAGAGCCTGGGCGGTTTTATGTGTATGTGAGCTATGGCATCCACCACTGCGTGAATGTGGTGACGGATCGCAGCGATTGGGCCAATGGGGTGTTGCTTCGCGCTGTTGCCATGCCTGGTGAGCCTGAGCGGATAGCGGCAGGGCCTGGGTTGCTGTCCCGTCGTTTTGAAATCAGCCGCGTTCATGACAACAGCTCCGCTTGTGGTGAGAATGAACTGTGGTTGGCCCCAAGGCCCTCCGTTCTCAATAGCCCAGAGCTTGTGACCACCACGCGGATCGGAATCTCTCAGGCCCAGGATCTCCCCTGGCGTTGGTACCTGAAGGACTCCCGCAGCGTGAGCCGGCGTGCCCGAGGTGATCGGATGCCTCCTATGGGTCAGGCCTTCATTCCAACTCTGGAGTGGAAGCGATGA
- a CDS encoding aspartate carbamoyltransferase catalytic subunit, with protein MSGWSHRHVLDLAAFSRDDYATVLELAHRFRSMPVTGARKLPALQGRLVATLFFEPSTRTRSSFELAAKRLSADVQSFSPSSSSLSKGESLLDTARTYVAMGADVLVIRHRCTDVPAQLAFELDQAGERTVVLNGGDGQHSHPSQGLLDLYTLAHHFDPHRPQPEALQGKRIGIVGDVLHSRVARSNLWALSACGADVVLCGPPSLVPDAFADFLDAPPPGQTVDPVHQRGTLQISRNLDECLSGADAVMTLRLQQERMTDHLLTNLDRYHRDYGLTHERLRRCSFSGPVLHPGPVNRGVEMSGALLDDRSICLVEDQVRNGIPIRMALLYLMAASDPVADSPRSPAPS; from the coding sequence ATGAGTGGTTGGTCGCACCGGCATGTGCTCGATTTGGCTGCGTTCTCGCGAGACGACTACGCCACCGTGCTTGAGCTTGCCCATCGTTTTCGTTCGATGCCGGTGACCGGCGCGCGCAAACTTCCGGCCTTGCAGGGCCGATTGGTGGCCACCTTGTTTTTTGAGCCCAGCACGCGTACGCGCAGCAGCTTTGAGCTTGCCGCGAAGCGCTTATCGGCAGATGTGCAGAGTTTTTCGCCGTCGAGCAGCTCTTTGAGCAAAGGCGAATCTCTGCTTGATACAGCGCGCACCTATGTCGCGATGGGTGCTGATGTGTTGGTGATTCGCCATCGCTGCACGGATGTGCCCGCCCAGCTGGCCTTTGAGTTGGACCAAGCTGGAGAGCGCACCGTTGTGCTCAATGGTGGGGATGGTCAGCACAGCCACCCGAGCCAGGGCTTGCTCGATCTCTATACGCTTGCTCACCATTTCGATCCCCATCGCCCTCAACCCGAGGCCTTGCAGGGCAAGCGCATCGGGATTGTTGGCGATGTGTTGCATTCGCGCGTCGCGCGCTCCAACCTCTGGGCTCTCAGTGCCTGCGGCGCGGACGTGGTGCTGTGCGGGCCACCCAGTCTTGTGCCCGATGCCTTCGCAGACTTCTTGGATGCTCCGCCGCCTGGGCAAACTGTTGATCCTGTCCATCAGCGTGGAACGCTGCAGATCAGCCGCAACCTGGATGAATGCTTGTCTGGCGCGGACGCTGTGATGACGTTGCGCTTACAACAAGAACGCATGACCGATCACCTGCTCACGAATCTGGATCGTTATCACCGTGACTATGGGCTCACCCATGAACGGTTGCGACGTTGTTCTTTTTCAGGTCCTGTGCTGCATCCAGGCCCTGTGAATCGTGGGGTTGAAATGAGCGGTGCCCTTTTGGACGACCGCTCGATCTGCTTGGTGGAGGATCAAGTTCGCAATGGAATCCCGATCCGGATGGCGTTGCTTTATTTAATGGCGGCGTCTGATCCTGTGGCGGATTCGCCAAGGTCCCCAGCGCCATCCTGA
- a CDS encoding Ycf66 family protein codes for MATTSTLDSPMLATLTGDLCLLAGLAVLLLPLLATELSRPRDGAWGAVVLLLGLVLVTSSDRLRGAPMLGVACAGLLISRLGAEVGQARWQQLSDEERQRLGSRERWTTSLQQLTTVLASVVSATTDTLKSLKPAAKTGTNKRWVRPEQPSTGEAIDTPPSGESGESIESSEASNDKDATAETPDTNPQRKKLWVRPDSPEPSPETQVVSSTSSGSEAQSETKAETSTETSTDSIEDGRADNAIETTSNTAASTTENTARTDED; via the coding sequence ATGGCGACAACGTCGACGCTCGATTCCCCGATGCTGGCCACTCTCACTGGAGACCTCTGTTTGCTGGCAGGCCTTGCCGTGCTGCTGCTGCCACTGCTCGCTACAGAACTGAGTCGTCCCCGCGATGGCGCCTGGGGAGCCGTCGTCCTGTTGCTTGGACTGGTCCTCGTGACCAGCAGTGATCGCTTGCGAGGCGCTCCCATGCTTGGAGTCGCCTGCGCTGGCTTGCTGATCAGCCGCCTAGGGGCAGAAGTAGGGCAAGCCCGCTGGCAACAACTCAGCGATGAGGAGCGACAAAGACTCGGCTCCCGGGAACGCTGGACCACGAGCCTTCAACAACTCACCACCGTTTTGGCCAGCGTTGTGAGCGCAACAACTGACACGCTCAAAAGCTTGAAACCTGCCGCTAAAACCGGAACCAACAAACGTTGGGTGCGACCTGAGCAGCCATCCACAGGCGAAGCAATAGACACTCCTCCCAGCGGTGAGAGCGGTGAGAGCATTGAAAGCAGTGAGGCCAGCAACGACAAGGACGCCACAGCTGAAACACCAGACACCAATCCACAACGCAAGAAGCTCTGGGTCCGTCCAGATAGCCCAGAACCATCGCCAGAAACACAGGTGGTGAGTTCAACATCCAGCGGCTCTGAAGCCCAGAGCGAAACCAAGGCTGAAACGAGCACTGAAACGAGCACGGACAGCATTGAAGACGGACGTGCTGACAACGCCATCGAAACAACCTCAAATACAGCCGCAAGCACAACCGAAAACACAGCACGCACCGACGAAGACTGA